One region of Cyanobacterium stanieri LEGE 03274 genomic DNA includes:
- a CDS encoding glycosyltransferase family 2 protein — translation MGVEQQKIPVSVLIPAKDEEFNIEACMDSVALADEVFLVDSQSGDRTVAIAEAKGAKVVQFHYNGKSPKKKNWSLENLPFKNDWVLIVDCDERITPELWAEIAEKIKDDTYQGYYLNRRVFFLGKWIRHGGKYPDWNLRLFRHKLGRYENLNTEDIKNTGDNEVHEHVILDGKAGYLDHDMLHIDFRDIYQWLARHNRYSNWEARVYYNFLTGQDEQGTIGANLFGDAVQRKRFLKKIWVRLPFKPLLRFVLFYIIRLGFLDGKAGYIYGRLLSQYEYQIGVKLYELMKFKGRLNN, via the coding sequence ATGGGTGTGGAACAACAAAAAATCCCCGTTTCTGTTCTAATTCCGGCTAAGGATGAAGAATTTAACATTGAGGCTTGTATGGATAGCGTTGCCCTTGCCGATGAGGTTTTTTTGGTTGACTCTCAAAGTGGCGATCGCACCGTAGCCATTGCTGAGGCAAAAGGAGCAAAGGTCGTACAATTTCACTACAATGGCAAATCACCAAAGAAAAAAAATTGGTCATTGGAAAATTTACCTTTCAAAAATGATTGGGTATTAATTGTTGATTGTGATGAAAGAATTACCCCCGAACTTTGGGCAGAAATTGCCGAAAAAATAAAAGACGACACCTATCAAGGATATTATCTGAATAGGAGAGTGTTTTTCCTAGGTAAATGGATTAGACATGGCGGTAAATATCCCGACTGGAATTTACGACTATTCAGACACAAACTAGGGCGTTATGAAAATTTGAACACCGAGGACATCAAAAACACAGGGGATAACGAAGTTCATGAACACGTAATTCTTGACGGTAAAGCAGGATATTTAGACCATGATATGTTACATATTGATTTTAGGGATATATATCAGTGGTTAGCCCGTCACAATCGTTATTCTAATTGGGAAGCTAGGGTATATTATAATTTCCTCACAGGGCAAGATGAACAAGGCACCATCGGGGCAAATTTATTTGGTGATGCGGTTCAAAGAAAACGTTTTTTAAAAAAAATATGGGTAAGACTTCCTTTTAAACCATTGTTACGTTTTGTCCTTTTCTATATTATTCGCCTAGGATTTCTTGATGGTAAAGCGGGTTATATTTATGGACGTTTACTCAGTCAATATGAATATCAAATTGGCGTGAAACTTTATGAATTAATGAAGTTTAAAGGTAGATTGAATAATTAA
- a CDS encoding YggT family protein, producing the protein MSSVSYLIVNTVVNFIQLYLVLIFVRILLSWFQTAEWAGKVISFLAPITDPYLNIFRSIIPPLGGIDFSAILAIFVLQLIPGLLTSLVRTGGGF; encoded by the coding sequence ATGTCTAGTGTCAGTTATTTGATTGTGAATACCGTTGTTAATTTTATTCAACTATATCTAGTGTTAATCTTCGTTAGAATCCTCTTAAGTTGGTTTCAGACGGCAGAATGGGCAGGAAAAGTTATCTCCTTTTTAGCACCAATTACCGACCCTTATCTTAATATTTTCCGCTCAATCATACCCCCCTTAGGAGGTATTGATTTTTCAGCGATTTTAGCTATTTTCGTCTTACAACTCATCCCCGGGCTGTTAACTTCCTTAGTGCGCACTGGCGGTGGTTTCTAG
- a CDS encoding homoserine dehydrogenase, with protein sequence MAFKIGLLGLGTVGTGTAEIIYNPQGRHPLLNDITIAKIGVKSLEKQRTIDIPPEVLTTDLESIVTDPHIDLVVELIGGLEPARTLILKAIASGKHVVTANKAVIARYGQEIFEAAKKAKVYVLLEAAVGGGIPIVEPLKQSLGANRLETIIGIVNGTTNYILTEMTEKGSDFGEVLQEAQALGYAEADPTADVEGYDAADKISILASLAFDRQIKREDVYSEGITSITSSDIDYADKLGYVIKLLAIAQKPRQNQENLELRVHPTLVEKSHPLANVNGVFNAILVEGQPLGQVMFYGPGAGSGPTASAVVADILNIVGVLQSNHGANSLDPLLSSSPSKIAPIAPIDDVSTRFYARFLCADVPGVIGHLGTVFGDFGVSLASVVQIGFQDNLAEIVVVTHQVKEGSFHSAIKKIQELEAIKKIPSMIRVL encoded by the coding sequence GTGGCGTTTAAAATTGGTTTATTAGGACTAGGTACTGTCGGAACTGGTACTGCAGAAATTATATATAATCCCCAAGGAAGACATCCCCTCCTGAATGACATTACCATTGCCAAAATAGGGGTTAAATCTTTAGAAAAGCAACGAACTATTGATATTCCCCCCGAAGTTCTCACCACAGATTTAGAATCCATTGTCACCGATCCCCATATCGATCTTGTTGTGGAGTTAATTGGTGGCTTAGAACCCGCCCGAACTCTTATTTTAAAGGCGATCGCCTCAGGGAAGCACGTTGTCACCGCTAATAAGGCAGTTATTGCCCGTTATGGTCAAGAAATATTTGAAGCGGCTAAAAAAGCTAAAGTATATGTCTTATTAGAAGCCGCCGTAGGTGGCGGTATTCCCATTGTTGAACCTTTAAAACAATCCTTAGGGGCAAACCGCCTAGAAACCATTATCGGTATTGTTAATGGTACAACTAACTATATCCTCACGGAAATGACAGAGAAAGGCTCAGATTTTGGAGAAGTATTACAAGAAGCCCAAGCCCTTGGTTATGCAGAAGCCGATCCCACCGCTGATGTGGAAGGTTATGATGCCGCCGATAAAATATCCATCCTAGCTTCCCTCGCCTTTGATCGTCAAATTAAAAGAGAGGATGTTTATAGTGAAGGTATTACCTCCATTACTAGCTCCGACATCGATTATGCTGATAAACTAGGTTATGTGATCAAACTATTGGCGATCGCCCAGAAACCAAGGCAAAATCAGGAAAATTTAGAATTAAGAGTACATCCTACCCTCGTGGAAAAATCTCATCCCCTCGCCAACGTTAATGGGGTATTCAACGCTATTCTGGTGGAAGGACAACCCCTCGGACAAGTGATGTTCTATGGACCGGGTGCAGGTTCTGGACCCACCGCTAGCGCTGTTGTTGCTGATATTCTTAATATTGTTGGAGTCTTACAAAGTAACCATGGAGCTAATTCCCTAGATCCCCTCCTCAGTAGCTCCCCCTCAAAAATAGCTCCCATTGCCCCCATCGATGATGTTTCCACCCGTTTTTATGCCCGTTTCCTCTGTGCTGACGTACCTGGGGTAATTGGTCATTTAGGCACTGTTTTTGGTGATTTTGGCGTTAGTCTTGCTTCAGTGGTACAAATTGGTTTTCAAGATAACTTAGCTGAAATTGTCGTAGTTACCCACCAAGTCAAAGAAGGTAGTTTTCACAGTGCGATCAAAAAAATACAAGAGTTAGAGGCCATTAAAAAAATCCCCAGTATGATTAGAGTTTTATAA
- a CDS encoding RNA methyltransferase — translation MAFGDEVKIVLVETAGERNIGSIARVMKNMGLGSLVLVNPRCDHLSEDATIMAVHATEILKGALVVDTLPEALKDCQRAIATTARPRGIPTKLETPREALPWLVEKNTSSALIFGPEDRGLSNQELSYAQRFICIPSNPEYPSLNLAQAVGVCAYELYQYYHSQTIEPESEELTPELASLEALEGYYQHLESVLLKINYLYPHTAPTKMEKFRRLINRSKLQPQEVAMLRGILRQAEWAIAHKPEQE, via the coding sequence ATGGCTTTTGGGGATGAAGTAAAAATAGTTTTGGTGGAAACCGCAGGGGAGCGTAATATCGGTTCTATTGCAAGGGTGATGAAAAATATGGGTTTAGGCTCTTTGGTGTTGGTGAATCCTCGCTGTGATCATTTGTCTGAAGATGCTACCATTATGGCGGTTCATGCCACGGAGATTTTGAAGGGAGCTTTGGTGGTGGATACCTTGCCAGAGGCTCTTAAGGATTGTCAAAGGGCGATCGCCACTACTGCCCGTCCTCGAGGTATTCCCACTAAATTAGAAACCCCTAGGGAAGCATTACCATGGTTAGTGGAAAAAAATACTTCTTCAGCGTTAATTTTTGGCCCAGAGGATAGGGGGTTAAGTAATCAAGAGTTGAGTTATGCCCAAAGATTTATATGTATTCCCAGTAATCCTGAATATCCCTCCCTTAATCTTGCCCAAGCAGTGGGGGTGTGTGCCTATGAGTTGTATCAGTATTATCACAGTCAAACCATTGAGCCAGAGAGTGAAGAATTAACCCCCGAATTAGCATCCCTGGAGGCGCTCGAAGGGTATTATCAACACCTTGAATCTGTGTTGTTGAAAATCAATTATCTCTATCCTCACACTGCACCTACTAAGATGGAAAAGTTTCGTCGTTTAATTAACCGTAGTAAACTACAACCCCAAGAAGTAGCTATGTTAAGGGGTATTCTTCGTCAAGCAGAATGGGCGATCGCCCATAAACCAGAACAAGAGTAG
- a CDS encoding HpsJ family protein, protein MKITSTFTALGIKLVGFIILVSALIDFLFLAIPLQLADRNWQINFTNTLVDRGVVPLLAVVLLILGWWITDNIPNAGQPQKAVRLPVFIISSLLGLLFLLLVPIHLSNISSVSAQFIQEIDQRATAQEDEIQGFIEQLDAIARNPQQIQGEIEQRNQVINNGGNIQGRQLSPEELQAITSQRDQLQELLQLSQTPSELETRLEETRTRLQTELRDLQRQEKQRAQTQALRQTLRTGINSFMLSVGYIVLGWLGIKGFMGASPKKSSS, encoded by the coding sequence ATGAAAATTACTTCAACTTTTACTGCACTCGGAATTAAGTTAGTGGGCTTTATTATTTTAGTCTCGGCTTTAATTGACTTTTTATTTTTAGCTATTCCCCTTCAACTTGCGGACAGAAACTGGCAAATTAATTTTACGAATACTTTGGTAGATCGGGGAGTAGTGCCATTGTTGGCGGTGGTATTATTAATTTTGGGATGGTGGATTACTGATAATATTCCCAATGCAGGTCAACCACAAAAGGCGGTCAGATTACCTGTGTTTATTATTTCTAGTTTATTGGGGTTACTTTTTTTACTCCTTGTACCTATCCATTTGAGTAATATTAGTAGTGTGAGCGCTCAGTTTATCCAAGAAATTGATCAAAGGGCGACGGCTCAAGAGGATGAGATTCAGGGTTTTATTGAACAGCTAGATGCGATCGCCCGTAATCCTCAACAAATCCAAGGGGAAATTGAACAAAGAAACCAGGTAATTAATAATGGGGGAAATATTCAAGGAAGACAACTAAGCCCCGAAGAATTACAAGCCATCACTTCCCAAAGAGATCAATTACAAGAATTATTACAATTATCCCAAACCCCCAGCGAACTAGAAACCAGACTAGAAGAAACTCGCACCCGTTTACAAACCGAATTAAGGGATTTACAAAGACAAGAGAAACAAAGGGCGCAAACCCAAGCCCTACGACAAACCCTGCGCACAGGCATAAATAGTTTTATGTTATCAGTGGGTTATATCGTATTAGGTTGGTTAGGGATTAAAGGTTTTATGGGGGCAAGTCCGAAAAAGTCCTCTAGTTGA
- a CDS encoding DUF502 domain-containing protein, with protein sequence MLERIKQDLKNDLIAGLLVVIPLATTIWLSYLMANWAIKFLTRVPKQINPFDGFNPILTNFLNFVVGLTVPLVFILIIGLMARNIAGRWLLDVGERILQAIPLAGSVYKTLKQILETLFQDSQTKFRRVVLVEYPRKGLWTMGFVTGKVSTVIQGDFPTTMLSVFVPTTPNPTSGWYVIAPEDEVKTIPISIEDAFKILISGGIVSPDDKSLLVNKPRNMPSNGSKENMISSPRSSVSLDPENNLG encoded by the coding sequence GTGTTAGAACGCATAAAACAAGACTTAAAAAATGATTTAATCGCAGGTCTATTGGTGGTTATTCCTTTAGCCACAACCATTTGGCTTAGCTATCTCATGGCTAATTGGGCGATTAAATTTCTTACCAGAGTACCGAAACAAATCAACCCTTTTGATGGATTTAACCCCATTTTGACCAATTTTCTCAATTTTGTGGTCGGTTTAACCGTCCCTTTGGTGTTTATTCTCATTATTGGGTTGATGGCCCGTAATATTGCGGGAAGGTGGTTGCTCGATGTGGGGGAGCGCATTCTTCAGGCTATTCCCCTAGCAGGTTCGGTGTATAAAACCTTAAAACAAATTTTGGAAACCTTATTCCAAGATTCTCAAACGAAGTTTCGGCGAGTGGTATTGGTAGAATATCCTCGTAAGGGTTTATGGACAATGGGATTTGTCACAGGAAAGGTGAGCACTGTAATTCAGGGAGATTTTCCCACAACGATGCTCAGTGTATTTGTACCTACTACCCCTAATCCTACTTCTGGTTGGTATGTCATCGCCCCGGAGGATGAGGTTAAGACTATCCCTATTTCCATTGAGGATGCTTTTAAAATCTTAATTTCTGGGGGAATTGTTAGCCCTGATGATAAGTCTTTGCTAGTTAATAAGCCTCGGAATATGCCTTCTAATGGTAGTAAGGAAAATATGATCTCTAGTCCTCGAAGTTCTGTTAGTCTTGATCCTGAAAATAATTTGGGGTAA
- a CDS encoding GIY-YIG nuclease family protein encodes MTINPEKVTLNDLDYLPYLNEKGDINDELGGKIGVYAIFDNGKKLEYVGYSRNLLLSLKQHLIRQPQRCYWLKCYLITRPSRSILTDIKQRWLEENGSIPLGNEGEEYLWSQPIDAKNTMTEEDIQQYNSLDELGKIKLLKKVARRYEEVIKKELDKRGVTFEVRFNPKLKEEGLLDLKI; translated from the coding sequence ATGACTATTAATCCTGAAAAAGTTACATTAAATGATCTTGATTATCTTCCTTATTTAAACGAAAAAGGAGATATAAATGATGAATTAGGAGGAAAAATAGGGGTATATGCAATTTTTGATAATGGTAAAAAACTAGAATATGTAGGTTATTCTCGTAATTTGTTATTGAGTTTAAAACAACACCTCATTCGGCAACCCCAACGATGTTATTGGTTAAAATGTTACCTCATTACCCGTCCTAGTCGGAGTATTCTCACGGACATCAAACAACGATGGTTAGAAGAAAATGGCTCGATTCCTCTAGGAAATGAAGGGGAAGAATATTTATGGAGTCAGCCCATTGATGCTAAAAATACCATGACCGAGGAAGATATACAGCAGTATAATTCTTTGGATGAATTGGGAAAAATTAAACTACTCAAAAAAGTAGCCCGTAGATATGAAGAAGTAATCAAAAAGGAGTTAGATAAGCGGGGAGTAACTTTTGAGGTGCGTTTTAACCCGAAACTTAAGGAAGAAGGTTTACTAGATTTGAAAATTTGA
- a CDS encoding peptidoglycan D,D-transpeptidase FtsI family protein, producing the protein MKFLKPTFLNALDSYSLRKKNSGKVKPRVRRGSSTVTKSWGNIARILLVWLVLMSGIIALSYRLYHLQIVQGEKYFNRAQAQQQTNLRPYVPRRSIMDANGNVVAADQLVYDVYAHRILLGESVENVARALVEVIPNGDLNDLIQKINGQETGVLIARGLSEGEADRIEALDIVGVDLDQRYDRYYPQDDLLADILGYVDMDHNGQAGIEYSGEDLLERDLFSPEVRSMLRVRRNAHGAIIPASLPEKATDLDDLSLKLTVDLRLQRAVRDRLRVQMEQFKAKKGAVIVLDAQTGGILALACEPTYNPNRYFNYDFALFKNWSVTDTYEPGSTFKPINVAIALDEGVINPNSYVSDPAQVTIDGWPIANASRTGLGTVTITKALDVSSNTAMIDMMRRIPRERYFQRLEELGINRPMGLDLPFEGVGFLKSKQVFTARDIEMAVSSFGQGLSLTPMKLVQIHGAIANGGKLITPHVVEGLVDANGDIQVLPDIQETQVFKESSADAVVKMMESVVENGTGAVAKIENYNIGGKTGTAQKHDGQGRYSPTARITSFVSILPTDNPRYVVLAVIDEPQGDSLFGSTVAGPIVKDVIQSLIRLKGIPPSQ; encoded by the coding sequence ATGAAATTTTTAAAGCCCACTTTCCTCAATGCCCTAGATTCCTACTCCTTGAGAAAAAAAAATTCTGGCAAAGTTAAGCCTAGAGTTAGAAGAGGTAGTTCTACCGTTACTAAATCTTGGGGAAATATTGCCCGAATTCTCCTCGTATGGTTGGTATTAATGTCAGGTATCATAGCCCTTAGCTATCGTTTATATCATTTACAGATTGTACAAGGCGAAAAATATTTTAATCGGGCTCAAGCTCAACAACAAACTAATCTAAGACCATATGTGCCGAGACGATCTATTATGGATGCTAATGGTAATGTGGTGGCGGCGGATCAGTTAGTTTATGATGTTTATGCCCATCGTATTCTCCTTGGTGAAAGTGTAGAAAATGTGGCAAGGGCTTTGGTGGAGGTAATTCCCAATGGGGATTTGAATGATCTGATTCAAAAAATTAATGGTCAGGAAACAGGGGTATTAATTGCCCGTGGTTTGAGTGAAGGTGAGGCAGATAGAATCGAGGCTCTTGATATTGTTGGGGTTGATTTGGATCAACGCTATGATCGTTATTATCCCCAAGATGATTTATTGGCGGATATTCTTGGCTATGTGGATATGGATCACAATGGTCAGGCGGGGATAGAATATAGCGGTGAGGATTTATTAGAGCGAGATTTATTTTCCCCTGAGGTGCGGAGTATGCTTCGGGTAAGACGTAATGCCCATGGGGCTATTATTCCTGCTAGTTTACCTGAAAAGGCAACGGATTTAGATGATTTGAGTCTTAAGTTAACGGTGGATTTACGTTTGCAAAGGGCTGTGCGCGATCGCCTCAGGGTACAGATGGAGCAGTTTAAGGCAAAAAAAGGAGCGGTGATTGTCTTAGATGCTCAAACGGGGGGGATATTAGCCTTAGCTTGTGAACCGACTTATAATCCTAATCGTTATTTTAACTATGATTTCGCCCTGTTTAAAAATTGGTCTGTTACTGATACCTATGAACCAGGTTCAACCTTTAAACCCATTAACGTGGCGATCGCCCTTGATGAAGGGGTAATTAACCCTAATTCCTACGTTTCCGATCCAGCCCAAGTCACCATCGACGGCTGGCCCATTGCCAATGCTTCCCGTACGGGTTTAGGTACTGTTACCATTACTAAAGCCTTGGATGTATCTAGTAATACTGCCATGATTGATATGATGCGTCGTATTCCCCGAGAGCGATATTTTCAAAGATTAGAGGAGTTAGGTATCAATCGGCCCATGGGCTTAGACTTACCCTTTGAGGGGGTGGGTTTCCTCAAATCTAAACAGGTATTTACTGCCCGAGACATTGAAATGGCAGTTTCTTCCTTCGGTCAAGGTTTATCTTTAACCCCCATGAAATTAGTACAAATTCACGGGGCGATCGCCAATGGCGGTAAATTGATCACCCCCCACGTAGTCGAAGGGTTAGTGGATGCTAACGGAGATATTCAAGTATTGCCCGACATCCAAGAAACTCAAGTTTTTAAAGAAAGTTCCGCCGATGCAGTAGTTAAAATGATGGAATCAGTGGTAGAAAACGGTACAGGGGCAGTGGCTAAAATCGAAAATTACAACATCGGTGGTAAAACGGGTACAGCTCAAAAACATGATGGTCAAGGTCGCTATTCACCCACCGCCAGAATTACCAGTTTTGTCAGTATTTTACCCACGGATAACCCCCGTTACGTGGTACTTGCGGTAATAGATGAACCCCAAGGGGATAGTCTTTTTGGCTCTACCGTAGCCGGCCCCATCGTCAAGGATGTGATCCAATCTTTGATTCGTCTTAAGGGCATTCCCCCTAGTCAGTAA
- a CDS encoding iron uptake porin, protein MSKISWKNLGAIALASSLTIIMGEEAKSNEIILSGNNQNSVDFLSSSDNQLGQVTSVNQLSDVSPTDWAYEALRSLVERYGCIVGYPDRTFRGNRALSRYEFAAGLNACMQSIERLIGTGGVSEEDIAALRRLISEFETELAALGARVDNLEGRVAFLEDHQFSTTTKLSGEVIFTLANAFNNNPDSFQGSGVDRDQTMFANRVRLNFDTSFTGRDRLRVRLQAGNFERFGNSNMLRLGHDAGGGNNVEIDDIYYRFPVGDSITGYVGTSAMDIDNIFEIHNPYLESGSTGSLTRFLRRDPLTLRGPEGVGGGASIQLSDSLTFNALYLATDGNNPEDGNGLFNGGYSAGGQLSFTPSDNFALALAYLRTYEPENSVNIGSSTSTSNTTNPFGGRPTSADRFGVQANFRFSPRVNLAASGGYVSAENLDPFGIIGVDNTARSDADLWTWAANLSFVDVGKEGAVLSLGGGMPPRSEFERDTSYIVELQYRYPISRNVTITPGLFAVFNPNHDSRNDTVYVGAVRTTFKF, encoded by the coding sequence ATGTCAAAAATATCATGGAAAAACCTAGGGGCGATCGCCCTTGCATCCTCCCTAACCATTATTATGGGAGAAGAAGCAAAAAGTAACGAAATAATCTTATCAGGAAATAATCAAAATAGTGTTGATTTCTTATCTTCATCAGATAATCAACTAGGACAAGTAACATCAGTAAACCAACTGAGCGACGTATCACCCACCGACTGGGCCTATGAAGCCCTAAGAAGTTTAGTTGAACGTTACGGCTGTATTGTCGGTTATCCCGATCGCACCTTCCGAGGCAACAGAGCCTTGAGCCGTTACGAATTCGCAGCGGGTTTAAACGCCTGTATGCAATCCATTGAAAGATTAATCGGCACTGGTGGCGTTAGCGAAGAAGACATCGCCGCCCTCAGAAGACTAATCAGCGAATTTGAAACCGAACTAGCCGCCCTAGGAGCAAGGGTAGATAACCTAGAAGGTAGAGTTGCATTTCTCGAAGATCATCAATTCTCCACCACCACCAAACTAAGCGGAGAAGTAATCTTCACCCTTGCCAACGCCTTCAACAATAACCCCGATAGTTTCCAAGGTTCAGGGGTAGATAGAGATCAAACCATGTTCGCCAACCGTGTTCGTCTCAACTTTGATACCAGTTTCACAGGCAGAGATCGCCTCCGAGTACGTTTACAAGCAGGAAACTTCGAGCGTTTCGGCAATAGCAATATGTTGCGCTTGGGCCATGATGCTGGTGGAGGTAATAACGTTGAAATTGACGATATATACTATCGTTTCCCTGTCGGTGATAGCATTACAGGGTATGTTGGTACAAGTGCCATGGACATAGACAACATATTTGAGATACATAATCCTTACTTAGAAAGTGGTAGTACAGGTTCATTAACAAGATTTTTACGTAGAGATCCTCTTACTCTGCGAGGACCAGAAGGCGTAGGAGGTGGAGCAAGTATCCAGTTAAGCGATAGCCTTACATTTAACGCCCTTTACCTAGCCACCGATGGTAATAACCCTGAAGATGGTAACGGACTCTTTAACGGTGGTTACAGTGCAGGGGGACAATTAAGTTTTACCCCCTCCGATAACTTTGCCCTCGCCCTTGCCTATTTGAGAACCTATGAACCAGAAAACTCCGTCAATATCGGCAGTAGCACCAGCACCAGCAACACTACCAACCCCTTTGGTGGTCGTCCTACCTCCGCCGACCGTTTTGGAGTACAAGCTAACTTCCGCTTTTCTCCTCGAGTTAACTTAGCTGCCTCTGGGGGTTATGTGTCCGCAGAAAACTTAGATCCTTTTGGCATTATCGGGGTTGACAACACCGCCAGAAGTGATGCTGATTTATGGACATGGGCTGCTAACCTTTCCTTTGTGGATGTAGGAAAAGAAGGCGCCGTCCTTTCCCTGGGTGGTGGTATGCCTCCTCGCTCCGAGTTTGAAAGGGATACTTCCTACATCGTCGAGTTACAATACCGTTATCCTATCAGTCGTAATGTAACTATTACCCCTGGGTTATTTGCCGTATTTAATCCCAACCATGACAGCCGTAATGACACTGTTTATGTGGGTGCTGTGCGTACTACTTTCAAATTCTAA
- the mnmA gene encoding tRNA 2-thiouridine(34) synthase MnmA translates to MDKVVVGLSGGVDSSVAAATLHHQGYHVEGLTLWLMKGKGQCCSEGMVDAASICEQLNIPHHVVDTRDLFQTHIIDYVISGYEDGVTPLPCSQCNRTVKFPPMLAYAKETLGIDKIATGHYARIQYDSKGDRFQLLKAVDGNKDQSYFLYDLTQELLAHLVFPLGNQTKAQTREMANKFNLSTAEKPESQDLCLIEAHGSMKNFLDQYIQPKQGEIVDLKGNILGEHEGVHHYTIGQRKGLGVAYSEPLYVVQLDTVMNRVIVATRDEGGKKECTVKRMNWVSIAQPSAPIQAEAKIRYRSTPELVNVIPLDDNRVRLIFPEPQFGITPGQAAVLYHGDMLLGGGIIEKDSE, encoded by the coding sequence ATGGATAAAGTAGTTGTAGGCTTGTCTGGGGGGGTAGATAGTTCCGTTGCGGCGGCAACCTTGCACCATCAAGGCTATCATGTGGAGGGTTTAACCCTATGGTTGATGAAAGGTAAGGGACAATGTTGCTCAGAAGGCATGGTGGATGCTGCTTCTATATGTGAACAGTTGAATATTCCTCATCATGTGGTGGATACCCGGGATTTGTTTCAAACCCATATTATTGATTATGTAATATCTGGTTATGAAGATGGTGTTACACCCCTTCCTTGTTCTCAGTGTAATCGCACGGTAAAGTTTCCACCGATGTTAGCTTATGCAAAGGAAACCCTTGGTATTGATAAGATTGCCACGGGACATTATGCTAGGATTCAATATGATAGTAAGGGCGATCGTTTTCAACTCCTCAAAGCCGTTGACGGTAATAAAGATCAATCCTATTTTCTTTACGACTTAACCCAAGAATTATTAGCTCATTTAGTATTTCCCCTCGGTAATCAAACTAAAGCCCAAACCAGGGAGATGGCAAATAAATTTAATTTAAGTACCGCTGAAAAACCTGAAAGTCAAGATTTGTGTTTGATAGAAGCCCATGGCTCAATGAAAAATTTTTTAGATCAATATATTCAACCCAAACAAGGGGAAATAGTTGATCTTAAGGGCAATATTTTAGGGGAACATGAAGGGGTTCATCATTACACCATTGGGCAGAGAAAGGGCTTAGGAGTAGCTTATTCTGAACCTTTGTACGTTGTTCAGTTAGACACGGTAATGAATCGTGTCATAGTGGCTACCCGTGATGAAGGAGGAAAAAAAGAATGTACGGTTAAACGGATGAATTGGGTATCCATTGCGCAACCTTCTGCACCCATTCAAGCCGAAGCAAAAATTCGTTATCGTAGTACTCCTGAGTTAGTAAATGTAATTCCCCTTGATGATAATAGGGTAAGGTTAATATTCCCTGAGCCTCAATTTGGTATTACCCCCGGACAGGCAGCGGTTTTATACCATGGAGATATGCTCTTGGGGGGAGGAATTATCGAGAAGGATAGCGAATAA